A segment of the Scomber japonicus isolate fScoJap1 chromosome 5, fScoJap1.pri, whole genome shotgun sequence genome:
CACATCAAATATTTTATCAGGCTCAGTTTGCAACCTtattgataagaaaaaaaaactaccaaaaatATGCTTTTACAAAATAAGACaattataataaagtaaatgCCACTTTGGATAACCGTAATCAAAAACCCATTTTTTATTCTACATTAAAAAAGCTTGACATAAATAAGTTAGTATAATTTCTCAGTGTTTTTACAAAATTATGTACATAGGTACATTGTAAAgatttacacaaatacacaggCATGGTGACTGCATCTCTGAGACAAGctgtttcctctcctcatccaGCTGTACATTGGTCTCTTTGAATAGAACCCACACTTTAAGCAAATAAAGGGAAGCTTTTAGATGCTCACATTTGCATCCTCAGCAGGCTAACAAcattggtgaaaaaaaaaagtacaaacaaaaatatagatttaAGTCTAGGTTATCACAAAGTAATACAATGTGAAGTCAATTAAGGAGCACTGGCAACCATACTGAAGCAACCATGTATTTGGTATTGTAGGACATTCAACCCATTTCAGAAAACCTCCTCTCTGCAGAACAGTAAGGCTGTCGAAACAATAGGAATACAGTCAACAAGAGGATGAATTTACACAACACAACCTGTGCAGTTTGTATGGTCTTTGTCCTTCAATATCTGAGTACCTCACAACTCCAGAGGAAATCAATCCCACCATTACAAATGTGGCTGTAAGGTGTGCAGGAGAACttgagaaaaactaaaaaaaaatatcatattCCAGGATTCAACTGATGCTAAAAGCATCTCTATCACAAAATAAATACTGGGTGATGATAAGATATTCCTTACagaaatattactttttttctgtgttgatTTCCTGGGGAAATAGATGTAATAGGAGAACCTGCACTTTGTGACACTGAAATGaccagaggaaggaaaaaataataaaaaaaacaaacagatgagCTACATTTGTACCGTTCTTCACTGCTGAGTTAGGAAGATGACGGAGTGAAGAGACACTGTTAAGAAACTGTAAGAAGCCatgattttgtgtttaaaaaaaaaatcgtaGCAGTTAGGGACTGTGTCAAAGTCACACTGCcttttagaaaaaacaaaaaaacaacccccctccccccccaaaaaaaaccaacagcaTTTTGGAAACATTTATCAAACTACACTGCAATTCTTCAAGTCAAATCAAAATTCACACCTTTTTACATAAAGGATTTGTTTTCAAATCATAATGTTTTCTTATGTGCTACATATGGagagaaatataatatatatttatttacacacaggtagtaaaaaaaggagcaaaaaagGAAATCAAACCTAATTGCACACTGCTACATTGACTGCTTTTAGAGGCAGTAACTTTAATTGAGTGCCACAACTTTAGTGTTTCTATTCAGTGCTTCAACAGCGTCCTCCCCCGTCTTCAGGAGAGTTGATATGTTTCTGATGCTGTGTAGTTCCTCTTCCGAAAAAAAATCGGCCAACACTGAGGTTTCCCCATGTAAAAGGGGAAATACGTCTTCGGCTCTGTGGGGCaaatcagataaaaaaaataaattaattaaaaaataaaaaatcagagAGGTTGCAAGATAAAGACTAATGTTTGACACTGAGCATCATGCAGCAACAtacaaagtcttttttttttttttttttaaatcaagaaaGTTAAGAGAAGAGAGACTGGACAGAACAATTGTGCAGTGTTCACctaaaaacatggaaaatatAAGGTTCAGTGGTCCATCTGACGAATAGGGGAGGAGGGCAAACTTGCAAACAAAGTGTGCACAAATAAAGTGACAATACACTAACACCACTCCAGCAGCTGTTGTTCTGCCAGTATTGTTCCATAGCTATCACAGGAAAAAAATAGTGGGACTTATTTTACATCTGCACTTGTATTGTCTTGAATAATATATGATAATTATCCACATTAATTATTTTACTAGGTGACCACTATAGGGCCAAAACAACAACTAGGAAGCATGATAAGAGAAATCTGATATTCAAGACAAcctcactctttttttcccctccacataaaaaacataatctgtacttttttttgCCTATTAGATATGTGTACCTGCcctaaaaatgtttgtttccaaccaaaaaaaagaacaaactaaaaaaaggtTAAGATAGGTGGTTATCCTCCCCCTGCCTCCACACAGCCCTGACAGTTCACATCCTGCCACTACAACTGTGcactttttgtgtctttttggcCAACAAGCTCACACTCGATTTCAGACCTGCACACTCTCCACCGGCAgacacagatgtgtgtgtgtgtgtgtgtgtgtgagtctctctctctctctctctctgtgtgtgcgtgttgtaACATTAGTGTGCAGAGTgtatgcagcacacacacacacacacacacacacacacacacacacttgagacCGGCCCCTTCCCGTCCCTGCTCTGCTGTGCGCTGAGGGCAGTGGCTGCTGACGTGTTACTACTACACTGTTGTTCAGCGCTTGTTTACAGTTTAGTCGGAAACTCGGGCTCGCCGTGGCAGCGGCTGTAGTAAAAGGTGTAAATGCACTGCCACCGCTTCTCTATTCTACTTTACTCTCACCTCACACCGTTCACACAGCATCGACACACAGTTTgagtgcaaaaaaataaaaaataaaaatgaaaaaaatacaattgaaaGATTTGGTGAAATCTAGCAGCTGCAGaattgaccccccccccctcccctttaactactattactactacaagTTCAACTAAATGAATGGAGCACCATGACAACGCCTTTCAAGAGCACACACGAAAATACATATCTTGGCTACCAAAGCAGCACAGTTGtgtaaaatttaaattttaagtGCACATGGTTTGCATTAACATTTCCACCTGACAGTATAGATATGATATAACGAGATTAAAAATGGGGTATTTCCCTAAATGAACGCTAGCAAACAACAGCTGGGAGAGGAGGGGTGTAGACTGCATTTTAAGCCCTCCAGTTAGACTTGCATCAAGTATAAGCTCAACAAAGTGACACATTTTGCAAAAGTTGCACCaacgtcaaaaaaaaaaaaaagatgcttaCCGTCGTCTCGTCCTCACGTTTGCCTCTTAGGACTGGTCTTTCTGGGTGTGTGTTCTGCAGAGTGGCTCAGGCTCGGACAGCTAACCTCCTCTGAGCTGGTGTGTGACCTCTTACTTTGGGCCGAGGGGTCTGCAAAAGCAAAGTTCACtgtcagtcaaaaaaaaaaagaaaaagaaaaaaagagggggaaatAACCACAAAAAAGGTCGTATTTAACTGTTGTGCTGCATGCTCGACCACCCCTCaagatgcacatttttttttcatttttgctccAATTTCAGAgcttattaaaaattattttcgGTGCACTTCAGGCTGTTGAGCGAAATGCCACCACTGGCACTGAAATGTTGCATTTTGCTCCAGCCTTGACTTGcctgttaaaacacaaatgGGTGAAAATGAGCGATCATTTTTTGTTGCATATCAAAGTACCGTGACATGCAGGTCTTTTCCTCATCCCGGTGCACTGCTCCGTGCACTCCATCTGCCCGTCAGACCTCTCGGTGTCGCTCGGAGCCACCACAACACAGTTATGATTCCCGTTTAGATCCACATTGTTATTCCCAGCGGAGCAGACGCCCTTCTCCCTCCGAGGCTGCCTGCTGTAGAAATCCGGGACGTCTCTACAATCCACTAATTCCCACTCCAGCCTGCCGTGGGCCAGCGGCGTGTGATTAGCGAAGTCGAAGCCCCACTTGGCGGAGGCAGCCTCGTCCATCTCCCGCAGATGTCCCTTTAAATCCCTCTTTAACTCTTCGTGATCCACCGAGCCGAAGAGGCTTCTGCAGGCTGACGGTTTCGGGTGATCCGACACCCGGGGGTCCGTCCGCTCCAGCGTCGGGCTCCCGTTTGAAAGTCGAACATCTGACATTTTCCACCaaagaaagatattttttttcaaacagcCGGGAGCGTCCAggttttacaagaaaaaaacccccaaaaaacaacacacacatacacacacacacatacacacatacacacacacacacacgcacagctcAAATACAACGACTATCTCCTCGTCGCTGAGCAAGATCCAAAACAAGCGTAAAACGATTTATGCCATGCAGACGTCGAGCTGGAAACGGTAGCGGCCGCGGCGTTTTCAAGCCGAGAGTCGTCTCCACGGATCATCTAAACACAGTGCAGAGGAACTGAAGCCGCTCTGTCAGTTTCGTCCCGTAGTGAgagaaactgcagacaaaccttCTCAGTACCCAATATGGCGATTGAGAGATGTACTTGGGATTGAGAGGGGAGGTTGACTCGGGGGGCTGGGGGTGGGAGGTGGTGGGGAGGGAAAAATGATTGACACACAGAGCTATTTAAATACGAAGACCTGCCGCTCATTGGTCCAAGCATCTTAAGCCCGCCCACTCTCTTAAGGTGGACCGGCTGTGTCGCTTGCAGGCTTGCAACATCCAGGAAGTCTGGGCATTACAGTAAATcccaaattttatttttttactgagaAGTGTATCAATTTCTTAGTAAAACACAATCATCTAGAAAGTAAAAATGAATTCCTGCACATCCTCAAAAAAAGTTTCAATTTAGGGGTGGTTTCATTTTCGTTTCATAAAGCATACTTAATAAACATGCAGCAGTGTACACTTGTTTTCCTCTTACACTCTTTTTCAGCTACCAAATTTGacaaaatttaattttaattaggGATGAAAGCTGCAGACAAATTGAAATATCAATTAGCAGAGCTGcacaatgtcattttttaaaagtacacTGCAATAGCAAGAAACGGGTCAATTTCAGAGTCAAGTTCAAGAT
Coding sequences within it:
- the cdkn1bb gene encoding cyclin-dependent kinase inhibitor 1Bb, which encodes MSDVRLSNGSPTLERTDPRVSDHPKPSACRSLFGSVDHEELKRDLKGHLREMDEAASAKWGFDFANHTPLAHGRLEWELVDCRDVPDFYSRQPRREKGVCSAGNNNVDLNGNHNCVVVAPSDTERSDGQMECTEQCTGMRKRPACHDPSAQSKRSHTSSEEVSCPSLSHSAEHTPRKTSPKRQT